The Mycolicibacterium boenickei genome has a segment encoding these proteins:
- the dosR gene encoding hypoxia response regulator transcription factor DosR/DevR — protein sequence MIRVFLVDDHEVVRRGLIDLLSADPELDVIGEADSVAQALARVPVLVPDVAVLDVRLPDGNGIELCRELLSRMPDLRCLMLTSFTSDEAMLDAILAGASGYVVKDIKGMELAQAIKDVGAGKSLLDNRAATALMAKLRGDAERSDPLAGLTQQERVLLDLLGEGLTNRQIAARMFLAEKTVKNYVSRLLAKLGMERRTQAAVFASTLDRRNQPQS from the coding sequence ATGATCAGAGTTTTTCTGGTCGACGACCATGAGGTGGTTCGACGCGGGCTGATCGACCTGCTCAGCGCCGACCCGGAGCTGGACGTCATCGGCGAGGCCGACTCGGTGGCCCAGGCCCTTGCCCGGGTGCCTGTCCTGGTGCCCGACGTCGCGGTGCTCGATGTGCGGTTGCCCGACGGCAACGGCATCGAGTTGTGCCGGGAACTGTTGTCGCGCATGCCTGATCTGCGCTGCCTGATGCTGACGTCGTTCACCTCCGACGAAGCCATGCTGGACGCGATTCTGGCCGGCGCCAGCGGCTACGTGGTCAAGGACATCAAGGGCATGGAACTGGCCCAGGCGATCAAGGACGTCGGGGCCGGGAAGTCGTTGCTGGACAACCGTGCCGCCACGGCGCTGATGGCCAAACTGCGCGGCGATGCCGAGCGTTCCGACCCGTTGGCCGGGCTGACCCAGCAGGAGCGGGTGCTGCTGGACCTGCTGGGGGAGGGGCTGACCAACCGGCAGATCGCGGCCCGGATGTTCCTTGCCGAGAAGACCGTGAAGAACTATGTGTCGCGGCTGCTGGCCAAGCTCGGCATGGAGCGCCGCACGCAGGCCGCGGTCTTCGCCTCCACCCTGGACCGTCGCAATCAGCCGCAATCATGA
- a CDS encoding Acg family FMN-binding oxidoreductase: MPDTMFDTATLTRAVQLASRAPSLHNTQPWRLVAEGDCLHLHLDPHRVVTATDRSAREAVISCGVLLDHLRVAMAAAGWTTIVDRFPNPNDLDHLATLQFSPMAFVTEAHRRRADAILARRTDRLPMTAYADWDAFEVLLRARLAEGPVHLDVLAEDMRSTVAEAAELTESLRLYDSGYHAELAWWTTPFATEDGIPQSSLVSASESERVGVARTFPVTAHSDRRPTVGDDSATLVVLSTDGYSRADALDAGEALSALLLECTLSGLSTCPVSHVTELHASRDIIGTLIGRDACPQLLVRIGIAPTITDAPPPTPRRAVEAFLTFES, encoded by the coding sequence CGATACAGCGACCCTCACCCGTGCGGTGCAGCTGGCATCGCGTGCGCCCTCCCTGCACAACACCCAACCGTGGCGGTTGGTGGCCGAAGGTGACTGCCTGCACCTGCATCTCGACCCGCACCGGGTGGTGACCGCGACGGACCGGTCCGCGCGTGAGGCGGTCATCAGCTGCGGTGTGCTGCTGGATCACCTGCGGGTCGCCATGGCCGCGGCCGGGTGGACGACCATCGTCGATCGCTTTCCGAATCCCAATGACCTGGATCATCTGGCGACGCTGCAGTTCTCGCCGATGGCCTTCGTCACAGAGGCCCACCGCCGGCGGGCCGATGCGATCCTGGCTCGGCGCACTGACCGGTTGCCGATGACCGCGTACGCGGACTGGGATGCCTTCGAGGTCCTGCTGCGGGCGCGGCTTGCCGAGGGCCCGGTGCACCTGGACGTGCTGGCCGAGGACATGCGCTCGACCGTGGCCGAGGCCGCCGAGCTGACCGAGTCGCTGCGGCTCTACGATTCTGGCTATCACGCCGAACTTGCTTGGTGGACAACACCGTTCGCGACCGAAGACGGTATCCCGCAAAGTTCCCTGGTCTCGGCCTCCGAAAGTGAGCGCGTCGGGGTGGCGCGCACGTTCCCGGTCACCGCGCACAGCGACCGGCGTCCCACCGTCGGCGACGATTCGGCGACGCTGGTGGTGCTGTCCACCGACGGGTACAGCCGGGCGGACGCGCTCGACGCGGGTGAGGCGCTTTCGGCGCTGCTGCTGGAATGCACCCTCTCAGGACTGAGTACCTGCCCGGTGAGCCACGTGACCGAGTTGCACGCCAGCCGCGACATCATCGGCACCCTGATCGGCCGTGACGCCTGCCCGCAGCTGCTTGTTCGGATCGGTATCGCACCCACGATCACCGATGCACCGCCGCCGACCCCGCGTCGCGCTGTCGAGGCCTTCCTGACCTTCGAATCCTGA
- a CDS encoding universal stress protein, with translation MTDTLIDPTSVTTAAGAAVVVEADGRTASNDALHSAIEEALRRGAPLRVVTTWGARHREMYDASAVAERDRLSEAQLQRRLTRALKRSPELDVQSIDGYDSVAEYLTTYPESAQLLVVGADHPDSAELQTALAGSGCAVLTCDRRHRL, from the coding sequence ATGACCGACACCCTGATCGATCCCACGTCCGTGACCACCGCCGCTGGTGCGGCCGTCGTGGTCGAAGCCGACGGCCGCACCGCCAGCAACGACGCGTTGCACAGCGCGATCGAGGAGGCCCTGCGGCGCGGGGCACCGCTGCGGGTGGTGACCACCTGGGGTGCCCGGCACCGCGAGATGTACGACGCGAGCGCTGTCGCCGAGCGAGACCGGTTGTCTGAGGCGCAGCTGCAGCGGCGCCTGACCCGTGCCCTGAAGCGTTCTCCTGAGCTCGATGTGCAGAGCATCGACGGCTACGACAGCGTGGCGGAATACCTGACGACCTACCCGGAGTCGGCACAGCTGCTGGTGGTGGGTGCCGATCACCCGGATTCGGCCGAGCTGCAGACGGCGTTGGCGGGCTCGGGTTGCGCGGTGCTCACTTGCGATCGGCGCCACCGGTTGTGA